A portion of the Bactrocera neohumeralis isolate Rockhampton chromosome 2, APGP_CSIRO_Bneo_wtdbg2-racon-allhic-juicebox.fasta_v2, whole genome shotgun sequence genome contains these proteins:
- the LOC126751665 gene encoding choline transporter-like 2, with translation MAEDRELIAKYGKPMPYDRNFRGPEWRNRSCTDVPCLLIFILFLGGWGFIAQYAVRNGDLNKLVVPTDSFNRKCGIDSSVLDKKYLFFFDLGKCIDPVVPLTGCPTQQVCVESCPTQTFIWDRMKNNLPLAELRKRLICLSDVDKDNLRTLDNMQAAIDQERCARGYMKSAPFLNRCMWELSPELCELIPSFLLPRNRREVNGSQNASWVVGETGKLLDTLVDDNSNLMEMRLEALALTTIPESSDKSKQQLAEEPMIQCRRRTEQAETIKQKVRQADTRLAKLVGNMVAHFYNGTHDAQQLGEEIVEDIMNSWLIVLMALMCTLVASLILIALMRWFAAPILWLSVLGVLVGLGLGIYYSVKQYRFWRETASVPNHSINLEAAVKNIFQDANTWLYLSIFLSISFVIILLLVIILRTRINIAIALTKEGSKAVSSIISTVFFPIFSWILFILAVSFAVAVGLYLGTIGNPSFRMIRQLDPNSVTGVSSEICECIGPASEYKVGGHCDPKIFEQNCFTNIDQHIPCRQTTCSFAEIEHPPFVTWSICYNVFGFFWLTFFIAAFSDMVLALTFATWYWTFRKREVPFFTLGRAFRQTIFYHLGTLAFGSLILAVCRMIRVALEYIDSKLKKYDNSVTRAILCCMKCFFWLLETFLRFLNRNAYIMCAIHGKNFCASAKDAFNLIMRNFLRVIAVDKVTDFLFFLSKVLLTAAAGVGTYFFVVRSPHLIQLHYNAVPVTIVVLAAFIMTTVFFGVYSMAVDTLFLCFLEDCERNDGSAEKPFYMSKQLRRILGKRNQLPRPMSSS, from the coding sequence ATGGCCGAAGATCGTGAATTGATTGCAAAGTATGGTAAGCCGATGCCGTATGATAGGAATTTCCGCGGACCGGAATGGCGAAATCGAAGTTGCACAGATGTACCGTGTCTGCTGATTTTTATCCTATTTTTAGGCGGATGGGGTTTTATTGCACAATATGCAGTGCGCAATGGAGATCTCAATAAATTGGTTGTGCCAACGGATTCATTCAATCGTAAATGCGGAATCGATTCATCGGTATTGgataaaaagtatttatttttttttgatttgggaAAATGCATCGATCCAGTTGTACCTCTTACGGGCTGCCCTACACAACAAGTTTGTGTAGAAAGCTGTCCCACACAGACTTTTATCTGGGATAGAATGAAGAATAATCTGCCACTTGCTGAATTAAGGAAGCGTTTGATATGTCTGAGTGACGTAGACAAAGACAACCTTCGAACCTTAGACAACATGCAAGCAGCCATTGACCAAGAACGATGTGCGCGTGGATATATGAAGAGTGCACCATTTTTGAATCGTTGTATGTGGGAGCTTTCTCCTGAGTTGTGTGAACTAATACCCTCCTTCCTCCTGCCTCGTAATAGACGCGAGGTAAATGGGTCACAAAATGCTAGTTGGGTGGTTGGTGAAACAGGAAAACTTCTCGATACATTGGTGGATGATAACTCAAATTTGATGGAAATGAGATTGGAAGCGCTCGCCTTGACGACAATACCTGAATCTAGTGATAAATCGAAGCAACAGCTCGCTGAAGAACCCATGATACAATGCCGCCGTCGTACCGAGCAAGCCGAAACTATCAAGCAAAAAGTACGTCAAGCTGACACGCGccttgctaagttggtaggtaATATGGTTGCACACTTCTACAATGGAACACATGATGCACAGCAGCTTGGGGAAGAGATAGTGGAAGATATTATGAACTCATGGTTAATTGTGCTGATGGCTTTAATGTGCACTTTGGTTGCTTCTTTGATTCTAATCGCCTTGATGCGATGGTTCGCTGCCCCGATTCTGTGGTTATCTGTTCTTGGTGTTTTGGTCGGACTTGGATTGGGAATTTATTACAGCGTTAAGCAGTATCGTTTTTGGCGCGAAACCGCATCTGTACCCAACCATTCGATTAACTTGGAGGCAGCGGTAAAGAATATATTTCAAGACGCTAACACTTGGCTgtatttaagcatatttttaagCATCAGTTTTGTAATTATTCTACTCCTGGTAATTATTCTACGTACCCGCATCAATATAGCAATTGCGTTGACAAAGGAAGGTAGTAAAGCGGTGTCAAGCATTATATCAACTGTTTTTTTCCCAATCTTTTCGTGgattctttttattttggctGTTAGTTTTGCGGTTGCAGTTGGTCTTTATCTAGGCACAATTGGTAACCCATCTTTCCGTATGATACGTCAATTGGACCCTAACAGCGTGACAGGTGTTTCAAGTGAGATTTGTGAATGTATAGGTCCGGCAAGCGAATATAAAGTAGGGGGACATTGTGAccctaaaatttttgaacagaATTGCTTCACTAATATCGATCAGCACATCCCTTGTAGACAAACCACTTGTAGCTTCGCTGAAATTGAGCATCCGCCGTTTGTGACATGGTCCATATGCTATAATGTGTTCGGTTTCTTTTGGTTGACATTCTTCATTGCGGCCTTTAGTGATATGGTGTTGGCTCTTACTTTCGCAACTTGGTACTGGACCTTCAGGAAGCGGGAGGTGCCCTTCTTTACACTAGGACGAGCTTTCCGTCAAACCATCTTCTATCATCTCGGCACTTTGGCGTTTGGCTCGTTAATTCTTGCCGTGTGTCGCATGATACGCGTGGCTTTGGAATATATCGATTCTAAACTGAAGAAGTACGACAATTCAGTCACACGAGCCATACTGTGCTGCATGAAATGCTTTTTTTGGTTACTTGAAACTTTCTTACGCTTTCTGAACCGCAACGCGTACATCATGTGTGCTATACACGGCAAGAATTTTTGTGCCAGCGCCAAAGATGCTTTCAATTTGATTATGCGTAACTTTTTGCGAGTAATTGCCGTTGATAAAGTCACTGATTTCTTGTTCTTTTTATCGAAAGTATTATTAACGGCTGCTGCTGGCGTTGGTACCTACTTCTTTGTGGTACGTAGTCCACATTTAATACAACTGCACTATAATGCGGTGCCAGTAACGATTGTTGTGTTAGCGGCTTTTATTATGACAACCGTCTTTTTTGGCGTCTACTCTATGGCGGTGGATACGCTCTTCCTGTGCTTTCTGGAGGACTGTGAACGCAATGACGGCTCGGCAGAAAAGCCTTTCTATATGTCGAAACAGTTAAGGCGAATATTAGGCAAAAGAAACCAGTTACCACGTCCAATGAGTAGTAGTTAA
- the LOC126751667 gene encoding DNA-directed RNA polymerases I, II, and III subunit RPABC5: MIIPIRCFTCGKVIGNKWESYLGLLQAEYTEGDALDALGLKRYCCRRMLLGHVDLIEKLLNYAPLEK; this comes from the exons ATGATTATTCCAATTCGTTGCTTCACATGTGGTAAAGTAATTGGCAACAAGTGGGAGTCTTATTTAGGACTTTTACAAGCCGAATACACGGAAGG tGATGCTTTGGATGCTCTCGGTCTTAAACGATATTGTTGCAGACGTATGTTATTGGGACATGTTgacttaattgaaaaattactaaattatgcGCCTTTGGAAAAGTAG
- the LOC126751666 gene encoding methionine aminopeptidase 1, producing MAHKCETLHCGKEATLQCPTCLKLGIPGSYFCSQVCFKGFWKEHKVIHALAEGAGKPKVDNTEAGYNPWPHYRFTGKLRPYPQTTKRNVPENIERPDYADHPSGRAASEEAMRGNTSIKVLDDDEIEAMRVAGRLGRECLDEAGKAVEVGVTTDELDRLVHEAAIERDCYPSPLNYYNFPKSCCTSVNEVICHGIPDLRPLQDGDICNIDVTVYHHGFHGDLNETFFVGNVSEKHKKLVRVTYESLCKAIELVRPGVKYREIGNVIQKHVAPHGFSVVKSYCGHGIHRLFHTAPNVPHYAKNSAVGVMKAGHCFTIEPMISEGVSKNEQWPDNWTAVTGDGLYSAQFEQTLLVTDNGCEILTRRREHNGQPWFMDKI from the exons ATGGCTCATAAATGTGAAACATTACATTGTGGCAAAGAAGCTACCCTGCAATGTCCAACGTGCTTAAAGTTGGGCATACCTGGATCCTATTTTTGTTCGCAAGTTTGTTTTAAAGGATTCTGGAAAGAGCATAAAGTTATCCATGCTCTGGCCG agGGCGCAGGAAAACCAAAAGTAGATAACACTGAAGCTGGTTACAATCCTTGGCCACATTACCGTTTTACTGGTAAGTTACGCCCATATCCGCAGACAACTAAACGCAACGTACCCGAGAATATAGAGCGACCCGACTATGCAGATCATCCATCTGGTCGGGCTGCATCGGAAGAAGCCATGCGAGGAAACACTTCAATTAAAGTACTGGATGACGATGAAATTGAAGCTATGCGCGTAGCTGGTAGACTTGGTCGCGAATGTTTGGATGAGGCAGGAAAAGCTGTAGAAGTCGGAGTTACCACGGACGAGTTAGACCGACTCGTACACGAGGCCGCAATTGAACGCGATTGTTATCCATCACCACTGAACTATTACAATTTTCCTAAGTCTTGTTGTACCTCAGTTAATGAGGTAATATGTCATGGAATACCAGATTTGCGTCCATTACAAGATGGTGATATTTGTAACATTGATGTTACCGTCTACCATCACGGTTTTCATGGTGATCTTAACGAAACCTTCTTTGTTGGTAATGTTTCCGAAAAACACAAGAAGTTAGTAAGAGTCACGTATGAATCGCTATGCAAAGCCATCGAATTGGTGAG GCCTGGCGTAAAATATAGGGAAATCGGCAACGTAATACAAAAACATGTGGCGCCCCATGGTTTCAGCGTTGTGAAGAGCTACTGTGGCCATGGTATCCATCGGCTATTCCATACTGCGCCTAATGTACCTCACTATGCCA AGAACTCCGCGGTTGGTGTTATGAAAGCTGGGCACTGCTTTACAATTGAACCAATGATATCAGAAGGCGTATCCAAAAATGAACAGTGGCCCGATAACTGGACAGCCGTGACTGGAGATGGGCTCTATTCTGCACAATTTGAACAAACTCTGTTAGTAACAGATAATGGTTGTGAAATTTTAACGCGTCGTCGAGAACACAATGGTCAACCATGGTTCATGGATAAAATATAG